One genomic window of Novosphingobium aureum includes the following:
- a CDS encoding TonB-dependent receptor domain-containing protein — MNSRTSLRLFLAGTCAPCALLASGAMAQSLPDAPPAAEPEDVGSIVVTGSRIARPDYVANSPIVSIGNDALEDSGRLTVEKSLAQMPQFAGAFGESNGGSTSTGLNGGQAYASLRGLGAKRTLILLDGRRLQPSNPDGSVDLNTIPEALIESVEVITGGASTTYGSDATAGVVNFRLKRNFEGLEVHGEAGTSEYGDGESYRLGAVAGGEFADGRGSAVISFDYTKRERALQYRRDYYRYRSDRAGLATIRQGTVLFGANTPSLDAVNAVFEGIYGTPALPGNAAGQYTGWFGFNTDQTLFSEVGVPVYNLRDPESDSAYLVSTSPTNQQLNFGYTGSSLQSDLNRYSVFAKVDYELTDSIRAFGQFTMTDYSSVGVANPTLASNVYGLSVPVTNPYITDEFASILASRADPDANFTFYKAFNVLGQRLQAYRYNVWQGTFGFDGNLGVKDWTWELYGSVSRAKFENEQVGGASASALAELLNSPTGGSELCEGGFNPFGNLTPSQECIDYITRRTLNTNTLRQRTVEGSIQGGLFDAPAGEVRFALGADYRYNGYGFEPDNQLAQANGTSDILGYSVLRPASGSVSTKEVFAELFVPVLHDLPAIQEFNLDLGYRYSDYSSVGGVHTYKADFDWRVIDSIRLRGGYNRAIRAPSVGELFAPVSTGSVGIGTPSASNTNGDPCDVRSSYRQGANGDAVRELCLAQGIPEAIIDSYQLGTAQVFALTGGNPDLQEEKADTLSLGAVLTSPFMTPMLSNMSLSVDWYQIKIKDAIGPLSIAQGIQFCYNSGGNNPSYDPDNYYCSLIERSTDSGVPVNPVQPLLNLGTFNVRGIDVQFDWRFGLDQIFGGDPGQISLNVAASYLDKFEIQALPGASTYDYAGSIGTGIESGAGTAHPEWKTITSLGWSKDGYGFGLRWRHLDSMIASARVVSPSSTTRGVSAYDVFDLNARAIMPGDTELRISVTNMFNRKPPQVGDIRGTYDAQNYDVIGRYFNAAITKKF, encoded by the coding sequence CGCCCTCCTCGCCAGTGGCGCCATGGCTCAGAGCCTGCCCGACGCGCCGCCCGCGGCCGAGCCCGAGGATGTCGGCAGCATCGTCGTCACCGGCTCGCGCATTGCCCGGCCCGACTACGTCGCCAACAGCCCGATCGTCTCGATCGGCAACGATGCGCTCGAGGACAGCGGGCGCCTGACGGTCGAGAAGTCGCTCGCACAGATGCCGCAGTTCGCCGGTGCCTTCGGTGAATCGAACGGCGGCAGCACCAGCACCGGCCTCAACGGCGGCCAGGCCTATGCCAGCCTTCGCGGCCTCGGTGCCAAGCGTACCCTGATCCTGCTCGACGGGCGCCGCCTGCAGCCCTCCAACCCCGACGGTTCGGTCGACCTCAACACCATTCCCGAGGCGCTGATCGAGAGCGTCGAGGTGATCACCGGCGGTGCTTCGACCACCTATGGTTCGGACGCTACCGCCGGCGTCGTCAACTTCCGCCTCAAGCGCAATTTCGAGGGCCTCGAAGTGCACGGAGAGGCCGGTACCAGCGAATACGGCGACGGCGAGAGCTATCGTCTGGGCGCCGTGGCCGGCGGCGAATTCGCCGACGGGCGCGGTTCGGCGGTGATCTCGTTCGACTACACCAAGCGCGAACGCGCGCTGCAGTACCGGCGTGATTACTACCGCTATCGCTCCGATCGTGCCGGCCTCGCGACGATCCGGCAGGGTACGGTGCTGTTCGGTGCCAACACGCCGAGCCTCGATGCGGTCAACGCGGTGTTCGAGGGCATCTACGGGACCCCTGCCCTGCCCGGCAACGCGGCCGGCCAGTACACCGGCTGGTTCGGCTTCAACACCGACCAGACGCTGTTCAGCGAGGTCGGCGTACCGGTCTACAACCTGCGCGACCCCGAGAGCGATTCTGCCTATCTCGTCTCGACCAGCCCGACCAACCAGCAGCTCAATTTCGGCTATACCGGCTCCTCGCTCCAGTCGGACCTCAACCGCTACTCGGTCTTTGCCAAGGTCGATTACGAGCTGACCGACAGTATCCGCGCCTTTGGCCAGTTCACCATGACCGACTACAGCTCGGTAGGCGTGGCCAACCCGACGCTGGCCTCGAACGTCTACGGCCTCTCGGTTCCGGTGACCAATCCCTACATTACCGACGAGTTCGCCTCGATCCTTGCCTCGCGCGCCGATCCCGACGCAAACTTCACTTTCTACAAGGCCTTCAACGTCCTGGGCCAGCGCCTCCAGGCCTACCGCTACAACGTGTGGCAGGGCACCTTCGGCTTCGACGGCAACCTGGGCGTCAAGGACTGGACCTGGGAACTCTACGGCTCGGTCAGCCGCGCCAAGTTCGAGAACGAGCAGGTCGGCGGTGCCAGCGCCTCGGCGCTCGCCGAGCTGCTCAACAGCCCGACCGGGGGCAGCGAACTGTGCGAGGGCGGCTTCAACCCCTTCGGCAACCTGACCCCGTCGCAGGAGTGCATCGACTACATCACCCGCCGCACGCTCAACACCAACACCTTGCGCCAGCGCACGGTGGAGGGCTCGATCCAGGGCGGACTGTTCGATGCGCCCGCCGGCGAGGTCCGCTTCGCGCTCGGCGCGGACTATCGCTACAACGGCTACGGCTTCGAGCCCGACAACCAGCTCGCGCAGGCCAATGGCACGAGCGACATTCTGGGCTATTCGGTATTGCGTCCGGCTTCGGGCTCGGTCTCGACCAAGGAAGTCTTCGCCGAGCTCTTCGTGCCGGTGCTGCACGACCTGCCCGCGATCCAGGAATTCAACCTCGACCTCGGTTATCGCTATTCGGACTACAGCTCGGTCGGCGGGGTGCACACCTACAAGGCCGACTTCGACTGGCGCGTTATCGACTCGATCCGTCTGCGCGGCGGGTACAACCGCGCCATCCGCGCACCGAGCGTGGGCGAGCTGTTCGCCCCGGTCTCGACCGGTTCGGTCGGTATCGGCACGCCGAGCGCCAGCAATACCAACGGCGACCCGTGCGACGTGCGCTCGTCCTATCGTCAGGGCGCAAACGGTGATGCGGTGCGCGAGCTGTGTCTCGCCCAGGGCATCCCCGAGGCGATCATCGACAGCTACCAGCTGGGCACCGCGCAGGTCTTTGCGCTCACCGGCGGCAACCCCGACCTGCAGGAAGAAAAGGCCGACACCCTCTCGCTCGGTGCGGTCCTCACCTCGCCGTTCATGACGCCGATGCTGTCGAACATGTCGCTCTCGGTCGACTGGTACCAGATCAAGATCAAGGACGCGATCGGGCCGCTCTCGATCGCTCAGGGGATTCAGTTCTGCTACAACTCGGGCGGTAACAACCCGAGCTACGACCCGGACAACTACTATTGCTCGCTGATCGAGCGCAGCACCGACAGCGGCGTTCCGGTCAACCCGGTCCAGCCCCTGCTCAACCTGGGCACGTTCAACGTGCGCGGTATCGACGTCCAGTTCGACTGGCGCTTCGGCCTCGACCAGATCTTCGGCGGCGATCCCGGCCAGATCTCGCTCAACGTGGCGGCAAGCTACCTCGACAAGTTCGAGATCCAGGCCCTGCCCGGCGCGAGTACCTACGACTATGCGGGCTCGATCGGCACCGGCATCGAATCGGGCGCGGGCACGGCGCACCCAGAGTGGAAGACGATCACCTCGCTGGGCTGGTCGAAGGACGGGTACGGTTTCGGCCTGCGCTGGCGCCACCTCGACTCGATGATCGCCTCGGCGCGCGTCGTCAGCCCCTCGAGCACCACCCGCGGCGTCAGCGCCTACGACGTGTTC